A part of Bartonella quintana genomic DNA contains:
- a CDS encoding DUF2125 domain-containing protein, translating to MMVVCEHIRKNGYPLRIGVVCDKFQFSWPLHGFSLSTAHLMVGAPIYAPHWLGVEVHSPASFVLAGRNPIMSCWRNLVIRTEPYWRTSKTFELIAEELEIFPITFSFKDQKFQEASESQRVDKKTTQESGKDQTSLGDAEGAIVHSLNQKNAAQKITAEFVRFDLKKEKNNLSGHFTFDGFDLSVFITPYFVDFPKIDGNFKWILNDIPDLFDTNGGGNWKQHLYGKSGLLKRGELIFHTGGVVRVNGPFSFDDEGYLTAKFELAFVKHTELLATMQRLFPTQANNLQALFFILSAMPKNADGYPVLPLLVTHGWAKLGFLKLGRFSPL from the coding sequence GTGATGGTTGTGTGCGAACATATACGCAAGAATGGTTATCCGTTACGTATTGGTGTTGTTTGTGATAAATTTCAGTTTTCTTGGCCGTTGCACGGTTTTTCTTTATCAACTGCGCATTTAATGGTGGGTGCACCAATTTATGCACCTCATTGGCTAGGGGTGGAAGTTCATTCTCCTGCATCATTTGTTTTAGCTGGAAGAAATCCTATAATGTCATGTTGGCGCAATTTGGTGATTAGAACGGAACCTTATTGGAGAACCAGTAAGACATTTGAGCTTATAGCTGAAGAGCTTGAAATTTTTCCCATTACATTTTCTTTTAAGGACCAAAAATTTCAGGAAGCATCGGAATCACAGAGAGTAGATAAAAAAACAACACAAGAAAGTGGTAAAGATCAGACATCTTTGGGAGATGCTGAGGGAGCCATTGTGCATTCATTAAATCAAAAGAATGCAGCCCAAAAAATAACAGCAGAATTTGTGCGGTTTGATCTTAAGAAAGAAAAAAACAATTTATCGGGGCATTTTACTTTCGATGGTTTTGATTTGTCCGTGTTTATTACACCTTATTTTGTTGATTTTCCAAAAATTGATGGCAATTTTAAATGGATTCTCAATGATATCCCTGATTTGTTTGACACAAATGGTGGAGGTAATTGGAAACAGCACTTGTATGGGAAAAGTGGTCTTTTAAAGCGCGGTGAATTGATCTTTCATACAGGCGGAGTGGTGCGTGTAAATGGACCTTTTTCCTTCGATGATGAAGGGTATTTAACAGCAAAATTTGAACTTGCCTTTGTTAAACACACAGAGCTTCTTGCTACTATGCAACGTTTGTTTCCCACGCAAGCCAACAATCTTCAAGCTTTATTTTTTATTTTGAGCGCTATGCCTAAAAATGCAGATGGCTATCCGGTTCTGCCCTTACTGGTTACTCATGGGTGGGCAAAACTTGGATTTTTAAAACTTGGCCGT